In Nitrospira sp., a single genomic region encodes these proteins:
- a CDS encoding PilT/PilU family type 4a pilus ATPase: MDVRTLLKVMVDQEASDMYLTVDAPPTYRVHGSTKPANMPLFTNEQLEALALALMRGQQRGEFEEKMEMNLALYYKELGRFRVNIFRQRGNVGLVFRHIKAEIQTVEQLRLPPIIKDIAMTKRGLVLVVGATGSGKSTSLAAMIDFRNEVHPGHIITVEDPIEFVHNHKKSLITQREVGFDTLSFQNALKNTLRQAPDVILIGEIRDTETMEAAITFAETGHLCIGTLHSNNANQAIERIMNFFPVERHAQIYLQLSLNLRAIISQRLVPSVDGKRVPALEIMMDTPRIKDLVKKAEIDTLKEAMEQGIEEGCQTFDHVLLQLYKEEKISLEQALINADSANNLRLKIKLEGLKGDDAINALLDKGPNATGEGASFKLQGSPASNVTPLRKR; the protein is encoded by the coding sequence ATGGATGTGCGGACTTTGCTCAAGGTGATGGTCGATCAAGAAGCCTCCGATATGTACCTGACCGTTGACGCGCCTCCAACCTATCGCGTTCATGGCTCCACCAAGCCGGCCAACATGCCGCTGTTTACGAACGAGCAGCTCGAGGCGCTTGCTCTGGCATTGATGAGAGGTCAGCAGCGAGGTGAATTCGAAGAGAAGATGGAGATGAACCTGGCTCTCTACTACAAGGAACTCGGCCGGTTCCGGGTCAATATCTTCCGCCAACGCGGCAATGTTGGGCTCGTCTTCCGGCACATCAAGGCTGAGATCCAGACGGTGGAACAGTTGAGACTACCTCCGATCATCAAAGACATCGCCATGACGAAACGCGGACTCGTCTTGGTCGTGGGCGCAACCGGATCAGGAAAGTCGACCAGCCTCGCCGCCATGATCGATTTCCGCAACGAGGTGCATCCAGGTCATATCATCACCGTCGAGGATCCTATCGAATTCGTCCATAACCACAAGAAATCTTTGATCACTCAGCGCGAAGTCGGATTCGACACGCTCTCTTTTCAAAACGCCTTGAAGAACACGCTACGCCAAGCCCCGGACGTGATCCTGATCGGAGAAATCCGAGACACAGAAACGATGGAAGCCGCCATCACGTTTGCGGAAACTGGCCATCTCTGCATCGGCACCCTGCACTCCAACAACGCCAACCAGGCGATCGAGCGGATCATGAACTTTTTCCCGGTTGAGCGGCATGCCCAGATTTATCTGCAGCTTTCCCTCAACCTGCGCGCGATCATTTCGCAGCGGCTGGTGCCGTCCGTCGACGGCAAGCGGGTCCCGGCCCTCGAGATCATGATGGATACCCCGCGCATCAAGGACCTGGTCAAGAAGGCTGAAATCGATACCCTCAAGGAAGCCATGGAGCAAGGCATCGAGGAAGGGTGTCAGACCTTCGATCACGTGCTGCTTCAGCTGTATAAGGAGGAGAAGATCAGCCTAGAACAGGCCCTGATCAATGCCGACAGCGCCAACAACTTGCGGTTGAAGATCAAGCTTGAAGGACTCAAGGGCGATGATGCCATCAACGCCCTCTTGGACA
- a CDS encoding type IV pilus twitching motility protein PilT codes for MDISKLLTFSAKEGASDCHISAGEPPMIRLHGDLKKLDHPPLTSEETHALIYDMMSDAQRKTFEEKRECDFSFELGDIARFRVNVFVQNRGLGAVFRNIPTEIIPMEKLGMPPILRQLCDKEKGLILVTGPTGSGKSTTLASMVDYLNNTFEGHIITIEDPIEFVHKTKKCLVNQRELGVHTLSFANALRSALREDPDIVLVGEMRDLETIQLALTAAETGHLVFGTLHTSSAPKTIDRIIDAFPPAQQAQVRTQLSEALEAVITQTLLKKKAGGRVAALEIMVATTAIRNLIREAKLHQIPGIMQASQKDGMQTMDMALVDLAMRGLVTKGEAQSRSMNPNLFGGPAIGAA; via the coding sequence ATGGATATTTCCAAGCTACTGACGTTCTCCGCCAAGGAGGGGGCATCCGACTGCCACATCAGTGCTGGAGAGCCTCCGATGATTCGATTGCACGGCGACCTCAAGAAGCTGGATCATCCTCCCCTAACATCCGAGGAAACCCACGCGCTGATCTACGATATGATGAGCGACGCTCAGCGCAAGACGTTCGAGGAGAAGCGCGAGTGCGACTTCTCATTTGAGTTGGGCGACATCGCCCGATTCCGGGTGAATGTGTTCGTGCAGAATCGGGGCTTGGGCGCGGTGTTTCGAAACATTCCGACCGAAATCATCCCGATGGAAAAGTTGGGCATGCCCCCGATTCTTCGCCAGCTGTGCGACAAGGAAAAAGGGCTCATTCTCGTCACCGGCCCGACGGGCTCCGGAAAATCCACCACACTGGCGTCGATGGTCGATTACCTCAACAACACCTTCGAAGGTCACATCATCACGATCGAGGATCCCATTGAGTTCGTGCACAAGACGAAGAAGTGCCTGGTGAATCAGCGCGAGCTCGGGGTGCATACCCTCTCGTTCGCCAATGCGCTGAGATCGGCGCTTCGTGAAGATCCCGACATCGTCCTCGTCGGCGAAATGCGCGACCTTGAGACGATCCAATTGGCGCTCACCGCCGCCGAGACCGGCCACCTGGTGTTCGGCACACTGCACACGTCGAGCGCGCCGAAGACCATCGACCGCATCATCGACGCCTTTCCTCCCGCTCAACAAGCCCAGGTCCGTACGCAACTCTCCGAGGCCTTGGAAGCAGTCATCACGCAAACCCTCCTCAAGAAGAAAGCCGGAGGGCGCGTGGCGGCGCTGGAGATCATGGTCGCCACGACCGCCATCCGCAACCTGATCCGTGAAGCGAAGCTGCACCAGATTCCCGGCATTATGCAGGCCAGTCAAAAAGACGGCATGCAGACCATGGACATGGCCTTGGTCGATCTGGCAATGCGCGGATTGGTGACCAAGGGCGAAGCCCAGTCGCGCAGCATGAACCCCAACCTCTTCGGAGGTCCCGCCATCGGCGCGGCCTGA
- the bioF gene encoding 8-amino-7-oxononanoate synthase, with amino-acid sequence MFDKLLGDLDAQHLTRRLTEVATGVAPVVNIDGREILLMASNDYLGLAGHPDMIHASTEATRCFGVGAGASRLVSGTLTPHMEMERALARFKRTASALTFGSGYLANLGAIPALIGRGGLILADRLCHASLIDACRLSGADFRIYRHNDLSHLETLLSHRKAVRRTMVVTDGVFSMDGDLAPLPELFDVTRQYDADLYVDDAHGTGVMGETGRGTLEHFHLEDAVPFHMGTLSKAIGCMGGYIAGTETLITYLLNTSRSLIYTTAPPPGTAAAVIAALDIMQREPQRRQRLWANREKLCDGLRQLGFTVGASASPIIPIVIGRADRALAFAEHLLSNGVLAPAIRPPTVPESTSRIRITITSEHTSTQIDHALTAFRLAGESIRLI; translated from the coding sequence ATGTTTGACAAATTGCTTGGCGATCTCGACGCGCAGCACCTGACACGACGCCTCACAGAAGTGGCAACCGGTGTCGCACCGGTTGTGAACATCGACGGACGAGAGATTCTACTCATGGCCTCGAACGATTATCTAGGACTTGCCGGACATCCCGATATGATTCATGCATCGACTGAGGCGACCCGCTGCTTTGGGGTCGGAGCCGGCGCGTCCCGCTTGGTTTCTGGAACGTTGACTCCGCATATGGAAATGGAACGAGCCCTTGCCCGCTTCAAGAGGACGGCCTCAGCGCTCACCTTCGGATCAGGATATCTCGCCAATCTTGGCGCAATCCCGGCATTGATCGGCCGAGGGGGACTTATTCTCGCAGATCGGCTGTGTCACGCGAGTCTCATCGACGCATGTCGTCTGAGCGGCGCCGACTTTCGGATTTATCGTCACAACGACCTGAGCCATCTTGAGACACTACTCTCGCACAGGAAGGCGGTCCGGCGGACGATGGTCGTCACCGACGGCGTGTTCAGCATGGATGGGGATCTGGCACCTCTTCCTGAGCTGTTCGACGTAACTCGGCAGTATGACGCCGACTTGTACGTGGATGATGCACATGGGACCGGCGTGATGGGAGAAACCGGCCGGGGTACGCTGGAGCATTTCCACCTCGAGGACGCCGTTCCCTTCCATATGGGCACGTTGAGCAAGGCCATCGGATGTATGGGCGGTTATATCGCCGGCACGGAAACCCTCATCACCTATCTGCTGAACACCAGTCGATCATTAATCTATACGACGGCTCCGCCTCCGGGTACCGCAGCGGCAGTAATCGCCGCATTGGACATCATGCAACGAGAGCCACAACGGCGGCAGCGACTGTGGGCTAATCGCGAGAAACTCTGCGATGGATTGAGACAACTCGGGTTTACCGTCGGAGCCAGTGCGAGCCCCATCATCCCCATCGTCATCGGCCGAGCTGACCGAGCCCTTGCCTTCGCCGAACACCTGCTCTCGAACGGCGTCCTCGCCCCGGCGATCCGCCCGCCCACCGTCCCCGAATCAACAAGCCGAATCCGCATCACCATCACATCGGAGCACACCTCCACACAGATCGACCACGCACTGACCGCATTCCGGCTGGCAGGCGAATCGATTCGACTGATCTGA
- a CDS encoding tetratricopeptide repeat protein translates to MSYRIKVPARTLQVDEAHFVSGLEHALHRVQDYRKPLLVGLSVLVLAVVVVAGVFWFDRQASHKAQDLEQEATRLFMTRPTAGPAKSDATLKEAIEKYRQVVDQYPRTPSAPLALFHLGNALMQANDYPGAIEAYQRFIMLYGSQPTLVGLAQQRLAYTYLLKGDRDQAVKTFMSIVESTGALNKDQALFELARLEEAQSRPEGALAHYQELIKSYPASPYTNEAMVRTKMLDTKRPAESVSTPPAASTKPTSSASETGKKKK, encoded by the coding sequence ATGAGTTACCGCATCAAAGTTCCAGCAAGGACGCTTCAGGTCGACGAGGCTCATTTTGTGAGCGGGCTCGAGCACGCGCTGCATCGAGTGCAGGACTATCGAAAACCGCTGTTGGTTGGATTGTCGGTCCTAGTGCTTGCCGTTGTCGTAGTGGCGGGAGTGTTTTGGTTCGACCGTCAGGCATCGCACAAGGCTCAAGATCTTGAGCAGGAGGCGACAAGGCTTTTCATGACTCGGCCGACCGCCGGTCCCGCAAAATCCGATGCGACTCTGAAGGAGGCGATCGAGAAGTATCGGCAGGTGGTGGACCAATATCCCAGAACACCGTCGGCTCCGTTGGCGCTCTTTCACCTCGGTAACGCCCTGATGCAGGCGAATGATTATCCTGGAGCCATCGAAGCGTATCAGCGATTTATTATGCTCTACGGTTCACAGCCGACACTGGTCGGGTTGGCGCAGCAGCGTCTGGCCTATACGTATCTGTTGAAAGGCGATCGTGATCAAGCGGTGAAGACTTTCATGAGTATCGTGGAGTCCACTGGGGCACTCAATAAGGATCAAGCGCTGTTCGAGCTGGCTCGGCTCGAAGAGGCTCAATCAAGACCGGAAGGTGCCCTTGCGCACTATCAAGAACTGATCAAGTCCTATCCGGCTTCTCCCTATACCAACGAGGCCATGGTCCGCACGAAAATGCTTGATACGAAGCGGCCGGCGGAATCGGTCTCGACTCCTCCGGCTGCGTCGACGAAACCTACCTCTTCTGCGTCAGAAACGGGTAAGAAAAAGAAATAG
- a CDS encoding transglycosylase SLT domain-containing protein — translation MTAQAEVSTIASEIFPAPEGVDGQSTGQEDEPDPNLVPVETEVPNNGPTAAEDQSSVPRTEEILEIAPPPHSAASRFVDSFNPPIETLQSQTHEAGEPSIYNVPIVMDPSVQSHIRYFNVAIRDRFEQWLLRLSRYQPLVENIFAEFHLPSDLVYLSLVESGFNPYAYSRAKATGPWQFMKGTAKVYGLRVDSYVDERRDPIKSTVAAARYLRDLYDMFGTWPLAMAAYNAGEGKVMRALHRAQAESFSDISKTRLIRRETKEYVPRFMAATIIAKNPVRYGFSQSSTEPHQFEEIIVDRPLHFRAIANVTGVSYEDLRLLNPELRRDATPPGEAYHLKVPVGFKPKVEQLLQRIPSHKFPPLPATPQYTSAKTSRWYKVRVGDTLEKVSKRFRIPLKTLKTRNSLTSPVIRPGDFLVISR, via the coding sequence ATGACAGCCCAGGCGGAAGTCTCCACCATCGCGAGCGAAATCTTTCCCGCTCCTGAAGGGGTGGACGGACAGAGCACAGGACAAGAGGACGAGCCTGACCCAAACCTGGTCCCGGTGGAAACGGAGGTTCCGAATAACGGCCCTACCGCAGCGGAGGATCAATCGTCTGTGCCACGTACCGAGGAAATCCTCGAAATAGCGCCACCGCCCCATTCGGCGGCATCTCGGTTCGTGGACTCTTTCAATCCTCCTATCGAAACGCTCCAATCCCAAACTCACGAAGCTGGAGAACCCTCCATTTATAACGTCCCGATTGTGATGGACCCGTCAGTTCAATCCCATATTCGCTATTTCAACGTCGCGATTCGTGACCGATTTGAACAGTGGCTTCTCCGGCTCAGTCGGTACCAACCCTTGGTGGAGAATATTTTCGCGGAATTTCATCTGCCCAGCGACCTGGTGTACTTGTCGCTGGTTGAAAGTGGCTTCAATCCCTATGCCTACTCGCGCGCGAAAGCCACCGGCCCCTGGCAGTTCATGAAGGGCACGGCGAAGGTGTACGGCCTTCGCGTGGACTCCTATGTCGACGAGCGGCGAGACCCGATCAAATCTACCGTAGCCGCCGCTCGCTATTTGCGCGATCTCTACGACATGTTCGGTACCTGGCCGTTGGCAATGGCCGCGTACAATGCCGGCGAAGGCAAAGTGATGCGGGCCCTTCACCGAGCCCAAGCGGAAAGTTTCTCCGACATTTCAAAGACTCGCCTGATCAGGAGAGAGACAAAGGAATACGTGCCTCGGTTCATGGCCGCCACCATCATTGCCAAGAACCCGGTTCGCTATGGATTCTCCCAGAGTTCCACAGAACCGCATCAATTCGAGGAGATTATCGTAGACCGACCGCTTCATTTCCGGGCCATCGCAAACGTCACGGGCGTGTCATATGAAGACTTGCGACTTCTGAACCCGGAGCTGCGGCGCGATGCCACTCCCCCGGGCGAGGCCTATCATCTGAAAGTTCCCGTCGGTTTCAAACCGAAAGTGGAGCAATTGCTCCAACGCATTCCCAGTCACAAGTTCCCGCCGCTTCCCGCAACGCCTCAGTATACCTCGGCGAAAACGTCTCGCTGGTACAAGGTCCGCGTGGGGGACACACTGGAAAAGGTTTCAAAACGGTTCCGCATCCCGCTCAAGACCCTCAAGACCAGAAACAGCCTCACCAGCCCCGTCATCCGGCCAGGTGATTTCCTAGTCATCAGTCGTTAG
- a CDS encoding alanine--glyoxylate aminotransferase family protein: MIKRYLLAPGPTPVPPEVLLAMAKPVIHHRAPEFDKLFGEVRDGLKWLFQTKGDVLMLAASGTGGMEASVSNFLSPGDKALTINGGKFGERWGKLCKTYGAQVTELKVEWGRAIDPQLVADSLKKDPGIKAVYVQASETSTGVAHDVKTLAQIVKGHADAILVVDAITALGVFDIKTDDWGVDVVVTGSQKALMLPPGLAFVSVSEKAWQLAEKAKNASFYFNLKKERENQQKNQTAYTPAVSLIVGLQEVLKMLKAEGLEQVFGRQANLAMAMREGMKAAGLALFPKESPSDALTAVSAPEGIDGQTVYKNLRVQYGITAAGGQDHLKGKIFRLSHMGYMDRFDVIMAVAATEMVLKGLGHSVKLGSGVGKAQEILMVK, translated from the coding sequence ATGATCAAGCGGTATCTGTTGGCTCCAGGGCCCACGCCTGTGCCGCCAGAGGTGCTTCTGGCCATGGCGAAGCCGGTAATCCATCATCGGGCGCCTGAATTCGACAAGCTGTTCGGGGAGGTCCGTGATGGATTGAAATGGCTTTTTCAAACGAAGGGCGATGTCCTCATGCTGGCCGCCTCAGGAACCGGCGGGATGGAAGCTTCCGTATCCAACTTTCTTTCTCCCGGAGACAAGGCGCTAACCATTAATGGGGGTAAGTTCGGAGAGCGCTGGGGCAAGCTCTGTAAGACATACGGGGCGCAGGTGACCGAACTCAAAGTCGAATGGGGACGGGCCATTGATCCGCAGTTGGTTGCAGATTCCTTGAAGAAGGACCCTGGAATCAAAGCCGTCTATGTCCAGGCCAGTGAAACCTCGACTGGGGTCGCCCACGATGTCAAAACCCTCGCTCAAATTGTCAAAGGCCACGCCGATGCGATTCTCGTGGTGGATGCCATCACGGCATTGGGCGTGTTCGACATCAAGACCGATGATTGGGGCGTCGACGTTGTAGTGACCGGCTCTCAAAAGGCCCTGATGCTGCCGCCCGGTCTGGCCTTCGTCAGCGTCAGCGAAAAGGCTTGGCAATTGGCCGAGAAGGCCAAAAATGCTTCGTTCTACTTCAATTTGAAGAAGGAACGAGAAAATCAACAGAAGAACCAGACAGCATATACGCCTGCAGTCTCGCTCATCGTCGGGCTCCAAGAGGTCCTGAAGATGCTCAAAGCCGAAGGGCTGGAGCAGGTCTTCGGACGGCAAGCGAATCTTGCGATGGCGATGAGGGAGGGGATGAAGGCCGCCGGTTTGGCGCTCTTCCCCAAGGAATCTCCCAGCGATGCTCTCACGGCAGTGTCGGCGCCTGAGGGGATTGATGGTCAGACGGTGTATAAGAATCTTCGGGTGCAATATGGGATCACCGCGGCGGGCGGGCAAGATCACCTAAAGGGAAAGATATTCCGGCTCTCGCACATGGGCTATATGGATCGATTCGACGTCATCATGGCTGTCGCAGCAACTGAAATGGTCTTGAAGGGCCTCGGTCATTCCGTGAAGCTAGGCAGCGGTGTTGGGAAAGCCCAAGAAATTTTGATGGTGAAGTAG
- the serA gene encoding phosphoglycerate dehydrogenase produces MKILVSDSLSKQGVELLEKAGFTVVVKSKMPKDELFKEIKDADGLIVRSGTKVTEELLAAADKLKVVGRAGSGLDNVDTPAATRRGIVVMNTPGGNTVTTAEHTLSMICAMSRRIPQATASTKSGKWEKDKFIGVELYNKVLGIVGVGQIGSHLTKLAHGIGMRVIAYDPFLASDRAERMGVEMVDLLDLFRRADIISVHTPLTPETKGIINAQTISMMKPGVMIVNCARGGIVHEGDLFEALKNKRVAAAAFDVFEEEPVKAENSLLTLENFICTPHIGAQTTEAQENVAVGIAEQIADYFKRGIARGAVNIPSVSPELLPRLQPYLSLAEQLGKLQTQLCEGGLEHLTVEYSGEVAELSVAPLTIAVLKGLLTPVMEAPVNYVNAPIVAKERGIEVKEVRSSDAGDFTSLIRVRVVAGKASHQVAGTLYHKKDPRVVEIDQFKVEVVPEGNMLLIHNIDRPGVIGMVGKVLGDESINIVRMQCALEKRGGNALLIIGSDQVFPGSVLNAIKSNQNILSVKVASLS; encoded by the coding sequence ATGAAAATTCTGGTCAGCGATAGTCTCTCTAAGCAAGGTGTCGAGCTTCTGGAGAAAGCAGGCTTCACGGTGGTTGTGAAGTCCAAGATGCCGAAAGATGAGCTCTTCAAGGAAATCAAGGATGCCGATGGATTGATCGTGCGGTCGGGCACCAAGGTGACGGAAGAGCTGCTTGCTGCGGCGGATAAACTCAAGGTTGTCGGTCGGGCCGGTTCCGGTCTGGACAATGTCGATACTCCGGCGGCTACCCGTCGTGGGATCGTCGTCATGAACACGCCGGGTGGCAATACGGTGACGACCGCCGAACACACACTCTCGATGATTTGCGCCATGAGTCGACGCATCCCTCAGGCCACCGCCTCCACGAAGTCGGGGAAGTGGGAAAAAGACAAGTTTATAGGCGTCGAGCTCTACAATAAGGTGCTAGGCATCGTGGGGGTTGGGCAGATCGGCAGCCATCTGACAAAATTGGCTCATGGTATCGGAATGAGAGTGATCGCCTACGATCCCTTCTTGGCCAGCGATCGGGCCGAGCGAATGGGAGTGGAGATGGTAGATCTCCTCGATCTGTTCCGTCGCGCAGACATCATTTCCGTACACACCCCGCTGACTCCCGAAACCAAGGGCATCATCAATGCACAGACGATCTCGATGATGAAGCCCGGGGTGATGATCGTGAATTGCGCGCGCGGAGGCATCGTGCACGAAGGGGACTTGTTCGAGGCGTTGAAGAACAAACGCGTGGCGGCGGCCGCATTTGACGTGTTTGAGGAAGAGCCTGTCAAAGCGGAGAATTCATTGCTGACCCTTGAGAATTTTATTTGCACTCCCCATATCGGGGCACAGACGACGGAGGCACAGGAGAACGTTGCCGTCGGGATTGCAGAGCAAATCGCCGATTATTTCAAGAGGGGCATCGCGCGCGGAGCCGTGAATATCCCGTCAGTTTCGCCTGAATTGCTCCCGAGGCTCCAACCCTACCTGTCGCTGGCCGAGCAATTGGGGAAGTTACAGACGCAGTTGTGTGAGGGCGGGCTTGAGCATCTGACCGTTGAATACAGCGGAGAGGTTGCCGAGCTATCGGTGGCCCCTTTGACGATTGCCGTGCTGAAGGGACTGCTCACTCCGGTCATGGAGGCCCCTGTCAACTATGTGAATGCGCCGATTGTGGCAAAGGAACGTGGAATTGAAGTCAAAGAGGTTCGTAGCTCCGATGCGGGAGACTTTACCAGCCTGATTCGGGTGCGTGTTGTGGCGGGGAAAGCTTCTCATCAAGTCGCCGGTACTCTCTATCATAAGAAGGATCCTCGGGTCGTAGAAATCGATCAATTCAAGGTCGAGGTGGTCCCCGAAGGAAACATGTTGTTGATCCATAACATCGATCGCCCCGGTGTCATCGGGATGGTGGGCAAGGTACTCGGAGACGAGAGCATCAATATCGTTCGAATGCAGTGTGCCCTGGAAAAGCGCGGAGGAAATGCGTTGCTGATTATTGGATCTGACCAAGTGTTTCCCGGCTCGGTATTGAATGCGATCAAGTCGAATCAGAATATTCTCTCGGTCAAGGTTGCGAGCCTTTCCTAA
- the hisZ gene encoding ATP phosphoribosyltransferase regulatory subunit, with protein MATILPHAARQVRRLEGQLLAQIGRWGYDEIILPTFEYLDVLAPGLEPELLETCYQFIDRTTGRTLLLRPDATAQVARTVAMGLTGGIFPQRLTYRTSVFRYEPEHAGRGREIFQIGAELIGLKDVSGDAEVITMLIECLQSIGLGSFTIALGHVGFIKGLMTRSGLSVRAQKRAEQAAARKDLPRLEEILKTERIARSAAMAIREAPELTGRKEVLNRGQVLAAGDPTLLEPLERLAELYHLLCSAGYEDALLLDLGEFRGVDYYDGAVFDVFAPGVGAELGGGGRYDHLIGRFGAALPSTGFALDVDRLFRALAFPEEADGLPRIDYLVIGPQRAVSRVSKVAAQLRRRQLRVAQQTISNTSTGQLLTSAAQQGRAQGAGAVVVVGMPGQNRGDKFTVVERLGRETDLVRNRRSPRPVQKEISLTALVEAIKRTSTIKGAS; from the coding sequence ATGGCGACAATCCTTCCTCATGCCGCTCGACAGGTTCGTCGCCTCGAAGGCCAACTCCTGGCTCAGATCGGGCGGTGGGGATACGACGAAATTATTCTCCCCACATTTGAGTACCTTGACGTGCTGGCGCCCGGCTTGGAGCCAGAGCTGCTCGAGACCTGTTACCAATTTATCGACCGCACCACCGGTCGGACTCTCCTGCTTCGCCCCGATGCGACCGCCCAGGTAGCCAGAACAGTGGCCATGGGCTTGACCGGTGGAATATTTCCTCAGAGGCTTACGTATCGTACCTCGGTGTTTCGGTACGAGCCTGAACATGCCGGCCGTGGCAGAGAGATTTTTCAGATCGGGGCCGAGCTTATTGGTCTCAAAGATGTGAGCGGTGATGCCGAGGTCATTACCATGTTGATCGAGTGTTTGCAGTCGATTGGGCTTGGATCCTTCACGATTGCCTTGGGGCACGTTGGATTCATCAAGGGCCTGATGACAAGATCCGGCCTGTCCGTTCGAGCCCAGAAGCGAGCTGAACAGGCCGCGGCTCGAAAAGATCTGCCTCGTCTCGAAGAGATTCTGAAGACCGAACGCATCGCAAGATCGGCCGCCATGGCGATTCGTGAAGCCCCTGAGTTGACCGGTCGAAAAGAAGTCTTGAATCGAGGGCAGGTTCTGGCCGCTGGAGACCCGACTCTGCTTGAACCATTGGAGCGACTCGCAGAACTCTATCATCTATTATGTTCAGCCGGATATGAGGATGCACTGCTGTTGGACCTTGGCGAGTTCCGAGGGGTCGATTATTACGATGGTGCTGTCTTTGATGTCTTCGCGCCGGGAGTGGGGGCGGAATTGGGCGGAGGTGGGCGATACGATCACCTGATTGGCCGATTCGGTGCAGCCCTGCCTTCAACCGGATTCGCACTCGATGTTGACCGGCTGTTCCGTGCACTGGCGTTTCCGGAGGAGGCCGATGGGTTGCCGCGCATCGACTATCTCGTGATAGGACCTCAGCGTGCGGTGTCGCGTGTGAGTAAGGTTGCGGCTCAGTTGCGGCGCCGACAGCTCCGTGTCGCCCAGCAAACCATTAGTAATACGAGCACCGGCCAACTTCTGACCAGCGCGGCTCAGCAAGGTCGGGCACAAGGAGCCGGAGCTGTGGTCGTCGTTGGAATGCCAGGTCAGAACCGAGGTGATAAGTTCACGGTGGTTGAACGGCTTGGACGCGAGACGGATCTTGTGCGAAATAGGCGCTCACCCAGACCCGTGCAGAAGGAGATAAGCCTTACCGCCCTCGTCGAGGCGATCAAACGTACATCGACCATAAAAGGTGCGTCATGA